One Methanobacterium sp. DNA window includes the following coding sequences:
- a CDS encoding ATP-dependent zinc protease, with protein sequence MDDFKKQLSFSLKEKEIIERLNIPYDLFLPLIFSIKFGGDWSLKMNSTKVMAVKEKITRFDEEKMLGYTLENMFLFYNPHIISQNGSVYRMEKCGNKKEREIVKRPYGVVIDAEYALNASMNPMDKKITLKKIKGPFRFTGTNAYGISHEMEHLSSNESTGDSIFEFEYELEE encoded by the coding sequence ATTGATGATTTTAAAAAGCAGTTATCATTTAGTTTAAAGGAAAAAGAAATAATTGAACGTCTTAATATTCCTTATGATCTCTTTCTTCCCCTTATATTTTCTATAAAATTTGGAGGAGATTGGAGTCTTAAAATGAATTCAACAAAAGTAATGGCTGTAAAAGAAAAAATTACACGTTTTGATGAAGAAAAAATGTTAGGATATACTTTAGAAAACATGTTTTTGTTTTATAACCCTCATATAATAAGTCAAAATGGTTCAGTTTACAGGATGGAAAAATGTGGGAATAAAAAGGAAAGAGAAATTGTTAAAAGACCATATGGGGTTGTAATTGATGCAGAATATGCATTAAACGCTTCAATGAATCCTATGGATAAAAAAATTACATTAAAAAAGATTAAAGGACCTTTTAGGTTCACTGGCACAAATGCATATGGTATTTCCCATGAAATGGAACATTTATCAAGTAATGAATCCACTGGAGATTCAATTTTTGAATTTGAATATGAACTAGAAGAATAA
- a CDS encoding phenylalanine--tRNA ligase subunit beta produces MPVITFDYEDLYELLGMEIPKEKLIELLPMIGSDIDDYDDKQVKVEFFPNRPDYLSVEGVARTLKGFLNLEKGLPEYNIETSKINVEVDSNLENIRPYIAFGIVESVDLTGNKLKQIMEFQEDLHWVLGRDRKKVAIGIHNLDVIEPPFFYKAADPNKESFVPLECLQEMTLKEILQEHGKGVKYAHLINGFDKYPLIVDSNDNVLSMPPIINGELTKLTEDTKNVLVDVTGTDEKAVNYTLNIIMASFAEAGGKLKSLNVVYNNRNVQTPNFMPKKKEVNIKNAEKLIGIDLTAFDVANYLSKVRIGAEIETQDIIQAIIPAYRVDILHEVDVIENIAIGYCFKKLEPELPEIATIARANKKETFDNLLREIMTGMGFLETMSLMLTSEKQHYKNMKLREDERVTVAQPISVDRTMLRKNLLQGLMEFLEDNKHEELPQKIFELGNVVFLDDTSETCTRDVKKLAGAVTHSNANFTEIKSFVDALFVNIGLKMEVEPFQHPSFIKGRCAKVRGINNWKSADLNVNGFFGEVNPEVITNFNLEYPIIAFELEFNL; encoded by the coding sequence ATGCCAGTTATAACATTTGATTATGAAGACCTTTATGAATTATTAGGAATGGAAATTCCAAAAGAAAAGTTAATAGAACTTCTACCTATGATTGGAAGTGATATTGATGATTATGATGATAAACAGGTTAAAGTAGAATTTTTCCCTAACAGACCTGATTATTTGAGTGTTGAAGGAGTTGCAAGAACACTTAAAGGCTTTTTAAACCTTGAAAAAGGCTTGCCAGAATATAATATTGAAACATCTAAAATAAATGTTGAAGTAGACTCCAATTTAGAAAATATAAGGCCATATATTGCTTTTGGTATTGTAGAGAGTGTTGATTTAACTGGAAATAAGTTAAAACAAATCATGGAATTTCAGGAAGACCTTCACTGGGTTTTAGGGAGAGATAGAAAAAAAGTAGCTATTGGAATTCATAATTTAGATGTGATTGAGCCTCCTTTCTTTTATAAAGCAGCGGACCCAAACAAAGAGTCATTTGTACCTCTTGAATGTCTTCAGGAGATGACTTTAAAGGAAATACTTCAAGAACATGGAAAAGGAGTTAAATATGCTCATTTAATTAATGGATTTGATAAATATCCACTTATTGTTGATTCTAATGATAATGTGCTTTCAATGCCCCCTATAATTAATGGGGAACTCACTAAACTCACTGAAGATACTAAAAATGTATTGGTTGATGTAACTGGTACTGATGAAAAAGCTGTTAATTACACTCTTAATATTATTATGGCCTCATTTGCTGAAGCTGGTGGTAAATTAAAATCTTTAAACGTAGTTTACAATAATAGAAATGTCCAAACTCCTAATTTTATGCCAAAGAAAAAAGAAGTAAACATTAAAAATGCAGAAAAACTTATTGGAATTGATTTAACTGCTTTTGATGTTGCAAATTATCTTAGTAAAGTTAGAATTGGAGCTGAAATTGAGACTCAGGATATAATTCAGGCCATTATTCCTGCATACAGAGTAGATATTTTACATGAAGTTGATGTAATAGAAAACATAGCCATAGGTTACTGTTTTAAGAAATTAGAACCAGAATTACCTGAAATTGCAACTATAGCCCGTGCAAATAAGAAAGAAACATTTGATAATCTTTTAAGGGAAATAATGACTGGAATGGGATTTTTAGAGACAATGAGCCTCATGTTAACCAGTGAAAAACAGCATTACAAAAATATGAAACTTCGAGAAGATGAAAGGGTTACTGTAGCCCAACCAATATCTGTTGATAGAACCATGCTTAGAAAAAATCTTTTACAAGGTTTAATGGAATTTTTAGAGGATAATAAACATGAAGAACTTCCACAAAAGATTTTTGAACTGGGTAATGTAGTATTTTTAGATGATACCTCTGAAACTTGCACTCGTGATGTTAAAAAGTTAGCTGGAGCTGTAACTCATTCTAATGCAAATTTTACTGAAATTAAATCCTTTGTTGATGCATTATTTGTAAATATTGGGCTCAAGATGGAAGTTGAACCATTTCAACATCCTTCATTTATAAAAGGCAGATGTGCTAAGGTTAGAGGAATAAATAACTGGAAATCTGCTGATTTAAATGTTAATGGATTTTTTGGAGAAGTTAATCCTGAAGTAATAACTAATTTCAACTTAGAATATCCTATTATTGCATTTGAACTTGAATTTAATTTGTAA
- a CDS encoding YjbQ family protein, protein MEILKYELTKGSKDRVEIIDITKDIDDILATCKIKEGIVNIFAMHSTAGIVINENESRLIKDFKNALENLIPENKNYGHDLIDNNADSHIRTFFIGSSESIPIENNRLSLGTWQRVFFVELDGPRNRKFVLTIIGK, encoded by the coding sequence ATGGAGATATTGAAATACGAATTAACTAAAGGATCAAAAGATAGGGTTGAAATTATAGATATCACAAAGGATATTGATGATATTCTTGCTACGTGCAAAATAAAAGAGGGGATTGTTAATATTTTTGCTATGCATTCAACAGCAGGAATTGTGATAAATGAAAATGAATCACGATTGATCAAAGATTTTAAAAATGCACTTGAAAATTTAATTCCAGAAAATAAGAATTATGGGCATGATTTAATTGATAACAATGCAGATTCACATATAAGAACATTTTTTATAGGCAGTAGTGAATCAATTCCTATAGAAAATAATAGATTAAGCTTAGGAACATGGCAGAGAGTGTTTTTTGTGGAATTAGATGGTCCAAGAAACAGGAAATTTGTGCTCACAATTATTGGAAAATAA
- a CDS encoding aspartate carbamoyltransferase regulatory subunit, translating to MKTPIKLKVKPIRNGTVIDHITANRALSVLKILDLPNQKNTVTIAMNVLSSQMGSKDIVKIEGRELASKEVDKIALIAPYATINIIRDYKLVDKGKVHLMNKISGIFKCPNPNCITNTDEPVNTKFLVIEKKPVILRCYYCERIMEESEIEAQF from the coding sequence ATGAAAACACCAATAAAACTTAAAGTAAAACCAATAAGGAATGGTACGGTAATAGATCATATAACTGCAAACAGAGCGTTAAGTGTTCTTAAAATACTTGATCTACCTAACCAGAAAAATACAGTGACCATTGCAATGAATGTTTTATCATCTCAAATGGGAAGTAAAGACATAGTTAAAATAGAGGGAAGGGAACTGGCATCTAAAGAAGTGGATAAAATAGCATTGATAGCTCCTTATGCAACAATAAACATAATTAGGGATTATAAACTTGTAGACAAGGGAAAAGTCCATTTAATGAACAAGATAAGTGGAATATTTAAATGTCCAAACCCTAACTGCATAACCAATACAGATGAGCCTGTTAATACTAAATTTTTAGTAATTGAAAAGAAACCAGTTATTTTAAGGTGTTATTATTGTGAGCGAATTATGGAAGAAAGCGAAATCGAGGCTCAATTTTAA
- a CDS encoding PepSY domain-containing protein: MNKGIIAIIAVIILAGVGLYVYSLQGSNINTGNNTTQNITNPNNTQTTPQNQTNITSVNNTQVNNNIKTNISSEHAKEISLQFINEPGAYPGNPTLSKLPDGKLVWDIPVIQNGKIVSGVVIDAQTGANLGEGQI; this comes from the coding sequence TTGAATAAAGGAATTATAGCAATAATTGCAGTTATTATTTTAGCTGGCGTTGGTTTGTATGTATATTCTTTACAAGGTTCTAATATAAATACAGGAAATAACACCACTCAGAATATAACAAATCCAAATAATACTCAAACAACACCTCAAAACCAAACTAATATCACTTCCGTCAACAATACACAAGTAAATAATAATATTAAGACCAATATATCCTCTGAACATGCAAAAGAAATTTCTTTGCAGTTTATAAATGAGCCTGGTGCATATCCTGGAAACCCTACTCTAAGTAAATTGCCTGATGGAAAATTAGTGTGGGATATACCAGTTATACAAAACGGTAAAATTGTTAGTGGAGTTGTTATAGATGCACAAACTGGTGCGAATTTAGGAGAGGGCCAAATATAA
- a CDS encoding preprotein translocase subunit SecD, with protein MSNIMDFLKDYRVILLIVLLIGSIAVISTYGIQQGLDLKGGSTIQIHLETPVDKDTMNKVTTVLDKRLNTFGVKDVKVMASGNQDVIVEIAGVKPDQVAGIVGTPGKFEAKIDNKTVLTGTDIVTVKTPEVTGTKWVVPFTISVEGANKFAQAAKGKAGTPVDMYLDDRLITSPEVGENVANGVPTTDVVIEGNNNTREESLTESKGIQAVLQSGALPVKVQIVGISSVSPELGNQFLNGALIAGLLALIVISVIIFARYRTPILVIPIIFTSVAELILILGAASIIHWNIDLAAIAGIIAAIGTGVDDQIIITDEVLKKGKVSKRRRAGLNIKMKGAFFIIYASAATLIAAMLPLLYIGFSRGSSGIGILSGFAFTTILGVLIGIFITRPVYAKFIERFVVKE; from the coding sequence ATGAGTAACATTATGGACTTTTTAAAGGATTATCGTGTAATCTTGCTTATTGTCCTTTTAATTGGAAGTATAGCTGTAATTTCAACATATGGTATACAACAAGGACTGGATTTGAAGGGAGGTTCTACAATTCAAATACATCTGGAAACTCCAGTTGATAAAGACACGATGAACAAGGTTACAACAGTTTTAGACAAACGTTTAAACACATTCGGTGTTAAAGATGTTAAGGTAATGGCCAGTGGAAATCAGGATGTAATTGTTGAAATAGCTGGAGTTAAACCTGATCAGGTGGCAGGTATTGTTGGAACACCAGGTAAATTTGAAGCAAAAATAGATAATAAAACTGTTCTTACAGGTACAGATATAGTAACAGTAAAAACTCCAGAAGTAACTGGAACTAAATGGGTTGTTCCGTTTACAATATCTGTTGAAGGGGCTAATAAATTTGCACAAGCTGCAAAAGGCAAAGCAGGAACCCCTGTTGACATGTATCTGGATGATAGACTTATAACTTCGCCTGAAGTGGGAGAAAATGTTGCAAATGGAGTACCTACAACTGATGTAGTAATTGAAGGTAATAATAATACTAGAGAGGAATCTTTAACTGAATCAAAAGGAATTCAAGCTGTTTTACAATCAGGTGCGTTACCTGTAAAAGTTCAAATTGTGGGAATAAGCAGTGTATCTCCAGAGCTTGGAAATCAATTCTTAAATGGGGCTTTAATTGCAGGTTTACTGGCATTAATTGTGATTTCAGTTATTATATTTGCTAGATATAGGACCCCCATACTTGTAATTCCTATAATCTTTACAAGTGTGGCGGAACTTATCCTTATCTTAGGAGCAGCTTCTATAATACATTGGAATATAGACTTAGCTGCAATTGCAGGTATTATTGCAGCTATAGGTACGGGAGTAGATGACCAGATAATTATAACTGATGAGGTCCTTAAAAAGGGAAAAGTGTCCAAGAGAAGAAGAGCAGGACTTAATATTAAAATGAAAGGTGCGTTCTTCATAATCTATGCTTCAGCAGCTACATTAATTGCTGCCATGCTTCCATTATTGTATATAGGATTTTCAAGAGGTTCCTCGGGAATAGGAATACTTTCAGGGTTTGCATTTACTACAATTCTTGGTGTACTTATAGGAATATTTATAACAAGACCAGTATATGCTAAATTCATTGAAAGATTTGTTGTAAAAGAATAA
- a CDS encoding protein translocase subunit SecF — MKLEKIIESYKPLIAIPIIITLIAVGILAFNGLNQGVDLKGGTITTINLQKPLDQPQIENLVKNGLNITEIKVNSINSTTAALTMGGSVDVIQFTKIMNGTATIASYRSIGPVLSAQALNQVYWALAIAFLFMSITVFIIFRNFVPSMAVILAALSDIIIAAAGMSLFGIPLSLASVGALLLLIGYSVDTDILLTTRVLKRREGTITERALDAMKTGLTMAAAAIGAMAALYIVTVFFIPSAEALSNIAAVLIIGLIADVLATWLMNLGILRWYMESGRR, encoded by the coding sequence ATGAAATTAGAAAAGATTATTGAATCATATAAACCATTAATAGCAATTCCCATTATCATTACATTGATTGCGGTGGGAATTTTAGCATTTAATGGTTTAAATCAGGGAGTTGATTTAAAGGGAGGAACTATAACAACAATAAATCTTCAAAAACCCCTAGATCAACCCCAGATAGAAAATCTGGTAAAAAATGGGCTTAATATAACTGAAATTAAAGTTAACTCTATTAACAGCACTACAGCTGCACTTACAATGGGTGGATCAGTTGATGTAATACAATTTACAAAAATCATGAATGGAACGGCTACTATAGCAAGTTATAGATCTATTGGTCCAGTTTTAAGTGCTCAGGCATTAAATCAGGTTTATTGGGCTTTAGCAATTGCATTTTTATTCATGTCTATTACAGTATTTATAATATTCCGGAACTTTGTGCCTTCAATGGCGGTTATTCTGGCGGCTTTATCAGATATTATAATTGCTGCCGCTGGAATGTCGTTATTTGGAATACCTCTTTCACTGGCATCAGTAGGTGCTTTGCTGCTTCTTATTGGATACAGTGTAGACACAGATATTTTGTTAACAACACGTGTATTGAAGCGTAGAGAAGGAACTATTACAGAAAGAGCATTAGATGCCATGAAAACAGGACTTACAATGGCTGCAGCAGCTATAGGTGCAATGGCAGCTTTATATATTGTTACAGTATTTTTCATACCTTCAGCAGAGGCACTGTCTAACATTGCTGCAGTTTTAATAATCGGACTTATAGCTGATGTTTTAGCTACATGGCTTATGAATCTTGGAATACTCAGATGGTACATGGAGAGTGGTCGCAGATGA
- a CDS encoding NAD(P)H-dependent oxidoreductase — translation MKTIILYYSRSKKTSEVAETLADELSADIIEIKDLKDRKGPLNYIATSFDAMAENKTNIIPSTVDLSEYGLVYIGTPVWAGKPSPAIITLIDKCNFHGKDVILFATLGRSGGSKTIERLREKIELRGGRMINSFLMKTAGKTMYEINEETKKTVGEMDLKIYES, via the coding sequence ATGAAGACAATTATTCTTTATTATTCCAGAAGTAAAAAAACTTCTGAAGTTGCTGAAACCCTTGCAGATGAACTTTCAGCTGATATAATAGAAATTAAAGATTTAAAGGATAGGAAAGGCCCTTTAAATTATATAGCTACATCATTTGATGCTATGGCGGAAAACAAGACAAATATAATTCCATCAACTGTTGATTTAAGTGAATATGGTTTAGTGTATATAGGAACGCCAGTATGGGCTGGAAAACCATCTCCTGCTATAATTACTCTTATTGATAAATGTAATTTTCATGGTAAAGATGTAATATTATTTGCTACTCTTGGGAGATCAGGTGGCAGCAAAACTATTGAAAGACTGAGAGAAAAAATTGAATTAAGAGGCGGCAGAATGATAAACTCATTTTTAATGAAAACTGCAGGTAAAACGATGTATGAAATAAATGAAGAAACTAAAAAAACAGTTGGAGAAATGGATTTAAAAATATATGAATCATAG
- a CDS encoding N-acetyl-gamma-glutamyl-phosphate reductase — protein sequence MIDVSIIGASGYTGGELLRFLKNHSNVNTITATSRQYNGINVSKVHPHLRGMDLKFRDISPEKVDSDIVFTATPHGASMDIVPNLIERDINVVDLSGDYRFDDIDIYEKWYNLKHSAPLNAVYGLPEIYKDKIKDANLVANPGCFPTGAILASLPLAKEKLVETVIIDSKSGVSGAGIKPTEATHYPNCGDNVIPYAIINHRHMPEIQQEVAKFGDVKVSFTPHLVPVIRGILTTVHTFLKEDVTSDYVKEVYDGFYESKPFVRILDLDEIPRLSAVRGSNYCDIGCFQIDQNGRIVVISAIDNLVKGASGQAIQNMNIMFGFDEKEALDIVGLHP from the coding sequence ATGATTGATGTAAGTATAATAGGGGCAAGTGGTTATACTGGAGGAGAACTCCTACGTTTTTTAAAAAATCATAGTAATGTTAATACAATTACTGCAACATCCAGACAGTACAATGGAATTAATGTATCAAAGGTCCACCCACATTTAAGAGGAATGGATCTCAAATTTAGAGATATTTCTCCAGAAAAAGTTGATTCAGATATCGTTTTTACAGCAACACCACATGGTGCATCAATGGATATTGTTCCAAACTTAATTGAAAGAGATATTAATGTAGTTGATTTAAGTGGTGACTACAGATTTGATGACATTGACATATACGAAAAATGGTATAATTTAAAGCATTCAGCTCCACTTAATGCAGTATATGGACTTCCAGAAATTTATAAAGATAAAATAAAGGATGCTAACCTTGTTGCAAATCCTGGATGTTTTCCTACAGGCGCTATCTTAGCATCATTACCTCTTGCAAAGGAAAAACTAGTGGAAACGGTGATAATTGACTCAAAATCAGGAGTTAGTGGTGCAGGTATTAAACCAACAGAAGCTACACATTATCCTAATTGTGGCGACAATGTAATTCCTTATGCAATCATTAATCATAGACATATGCCTGAAATTCAACAGGAAGTGGCAAAGTTTGGTGATGTTAAAGTTTCATTTACTCCCCATCTTGTTCCTGTAATTAGGGGAATTTTAACAACAGTACACACCTTTTTAAAAGAAGATGTCACATCGGATTATGTAAAAGAAGTTTATGATGGCTTTTATGAAAGTAAACCATTTGTTAGAATTCTTGATTTAGATGAAATCCCAAGATTAAGTGCAGTTAGAGGATCTAACTATTGTGATATCGGATGCTTCCAAATAGACCAAAATGGGAGGATTGTTGTTATATCTGCCATTGATAATCTGGTTAAAGGAGCATCAGGACAGGCTATTCAGAACATGAATATAATGTTTGGTTTTGATGAAAAAGAAGCATTGGATATTGTGGGATTACACCCTTAA
- the argB gene encoding acetylglutamate kinase yields the protein METVNILIEALPYIKKFHQKKILIKYGGHAMIDEGAMESTARDTVLLKYVGMEPIVVHGGGPEISRAMAKIGKEPEFIEGLRITDKETMDIVKMVLVGKINTEIVSKICLHGGKGVGLSGKDSRLIEATKKAPHMIVNGTTGEEKMVDLGLVGEIKSINPSIVDVLTDKDYIPIISPIGVDNEGEALNLNADTVAGDIASKIDAEKLIILTDVPGILEDPNDPDSIIRKINIGEIGDLIKNGTITEGMLPKTMTCIKAIEDGVSSAHIIDGRIKHSLLLEIFTKKGIGTMIKS from the coding sequence ATGGAAACAGTAAACATTTTAATTGAAGCATTACCTTATATTAAAAAATTCCACCAAAAAAAGATACTAATAAAATATGGTGGCCATGCAATGATTGATGAGGGCGCTATGGAGTCAACAGCTAGGGATACTGTTCTTTTAAAATACGTGGGCATGGAACCAATTGTTGTACATGGAGGAGGTCCTGAAATCTCAAGAGCAATGGCAAAAATTGGTAAAGAGCCAGAATTCATTGAAGGACTCCGAATAACGGATAAAGAAACCATGGACATAGTTAAAATGGTCCTTGTAGGTAAAATTAACACAGAAATTGTATCAAAAATATGCTTACATGGTGGAAAAGGTGTAGGGCTCTCTGGAAAAGACAGTCGCTTAATAGAAGCCACAAAAAAAGCACCTCATATGATAGTAAATGGTACGACTGGTGAAGAAAAAATGGTGGATTTAGGTCTTGTAGGTGAAATAAAATCAATAAATCCATCCATAGTCGATGTTTTAACAGATAAAGATTATATTCCAATAATTTCACCAATTGGTGTTGATAATGAAGGTGAGGCTTTAAATTTAAATGCAGACACAGTTGCTGGAGATATTGCTTCTAAAATAGATGCAGAAAAGTTAATAATATTAACAGATGTCCCTGGAATTTTAGAAGACCCTAATGATCCTGATTCTATTATAAGAAAGATAAATATTGGTGAAATTGGAGATCTAATAAAAAATGGGACAATAACTGAAGGAATGCTTCCAAAAACAATGACATGCATAAAAGCTATTGAAGATGGAGTTTCATCTGCCCATATTATTGATGGCAGAATTAAACATTCATTATTACTGGAAATTTTCACCAAAAAAGGAATTGGAACAATGATTAAATCTTAA
- the argJ gene encoding bifunctional ornithine acetyltransferase/N-acetylglutamate synthase, translating to MKIIDGGICAVDGVLASGSRKGKYGVTIILSKGSTAAAVFTSNKVLAAPVTFTKEIIKNGELSAIVANSGNANCFTGEEGMKDAKEMAKIVAEMLNIKPEDVAVASTGIIGRKMPLEIINPLINESAETLGNSPESSFAAAEAIMTTDTFSKEIAVQTTLNNGSIVKIGGITKGSGMIAPNMGTMLCFITTDVKTSKEELTEALKKAVDKSFNMVVVDGDESTNDTVIIMANGKSGEIDENFQKALDFTCIELAKMMAKDGEGANKYMEVTVNGAASKKDSEEAAKAITGSSLVKTALFGADPNWGRVIAAVGYSGAKMDEKTVDIRFKSNDETVEIVKKGIIIATEESEELKAAEKIMKKDEIKIIVDLNLGKYSATAFGCDLSCDYVKINSEYST from the coding sequence ATGAAAATAATAGATGGAGGAATTTGTGCTGTAGACGGTGTTTTAGCTTCAGGCTCACGAAAAGGGAAATATGGAGTTACCATAATCTTAAGCAAAGGAAGTACAGCAGCAGCAGTTTTTACATCTAACAAAGTCCTTGCAGCACCAGTTACTTTTACAAAGGAAATAATTAAAAATGGCGAACTTTCAGCTATTGTTGCAAATAGTGGAAATGCTAACTGTTTTACAGGCGAAGAAGGCATGAAAGATGCAAAAGAAATGGCCAAGATAGTTGCTGAAATGTTAAATATTAAACCAGAGGATGTGGCTGTTGCATCTACAGGTATAATAGGAAGAAAAATGCCTTTAGAAATAATAAATCCGCTTATAAACGAATCAGCTGAAACTCTTGGAAACTCACCAGAATCTTCATTTGCAGCTGCAGAAGCCATAATGACTACAGATACATTTTCAAAAGAAATAGCAGTCCAAACTACTCTTAATAATGGGAGTATAGTTAAAATTGGTGGTATAACTAAAGGTTCTGGCATGATTGCACCTAATATGGGTACCATGCTCTGTTTTATTACAACTGATGTTAAAACATCTAAAGAGGAGCTAACTGAAGCCCTTAAAAAAGCAGTGGACAAATCTTTTAACATGGTTGTTGTAGACGGAGATGAAAGCACCAATGATACAGTTATAATAATGGCAAACGGTAAATCTGGAGAAATAGATGAAAATTTCCAGAAAGCATTAGATTTCACATGCATTGAACTTGCAAAAATGATGGCGAAAGATGGAGAAGGTGCCAATAAATATATGGAAGTAACTGTTAATGGTGCAGCATCAAAAAAAGATTCTGAAGAAGCAGCTAAAGCAATTACAGGTTCATCACTTGTAAAAACTGCTTTATTTGGTGCAGATCCTAATTGGGGCAGAGTTATTGCTGCAGTTGGATATTCTGGTGCCAAAATGGATGAAAAAACTGTTGATATTCGATTTAAATCCAATGATGAAACTGTTGAAATTGTAAAAAAAGGAATTATAATAGCTACAGAAGAATCAGAAGAGCTTAAAGCTGCAGAAAAAATAATGAAAAAAGATGAAATAAAAATAATTGTTGATTTAAATCTTGGAAAATATTCTGCAACTGCATTTGGATGTGATTTAAGTTGTGATTATGTAAAAATTAATTCAGAGTATTCAACATGA
- a CDS encoding Zc3h12a-like ribonuclease yields MKVIVDASNVAHFGKGKDGKPSLNNVLNAIESLKKLGYEPFTIADASLRHEIDEKEEFTKLLEENKIHQVPAGTTADHFILKIAEDENGKILSNDIFREYNDEFKDIASRRIPYNIKEGKVFIGKASKPKKVKNILQKICNQSIDEFEKKGLDAYKGKKSKKLSGIAIAKEAIDRITKSKEEGIDSKIEDIFLKIPLFGKVMSMVEDAEKTSDFIIFVLVSPRDYKDAVRYAGNIAVTVGDRLKLDHAPLVAVRNDLFTRPGSFELNILFSDEVVEESKYNVNITINDHDYAFVKKNSRNIASTVASRVGTWKFPIVSVKPSMLMERPGEFEIVLEKGEN; encoded by the coding sequence TTGAAAGTAATTGTTGATGCATCCAATGTTGCTCACTTTGGAAAAGGAAAAGATGGTAAACCAAGTCTAAATAATGTGTTAAACGCAATAGAATCATTAAAAAAGTTAGGTTATGAACCATTTACCATAGCCGATGCATCATTAAGACATGAAATTGACGAAAAAGAAGAATTCACTAAACTACTTGAAGAAAATAAAATTCACCAAGTTCCAGCAGGTACAACAGCAGATCACTTCATTTTAAAAATTGCAGAAGACGAAAATGGAAAAATATTATCAAACGACATATTCAGGGAATATAACGATGAATTCAAAGATATTGCAAGTAGAAGAATCCCATATAATATAAAAGAAGGTAAAGTTTTCATTGGAAAAGCTTCCAAACCTAAGAAAGTTAAAAACATATTACAGAAAATATGTAATCAAAGCATTGATGAATTTGAAAAAAAAGGTTTGGACGCATATAAAGGTAAAAAAAGTAAGAAACTAAGTGGTATTGCAATTGCAAAAGAAGCAATAGACAGAATAACAAAAAGCAAAGAAGAAGGAATTGATTCTAAAATAGAAGACATATTTTTGAAGATTCCTTTATTTGGTAAAGTAATGAGCATGGTGGAAGACGCAGAAAAAACAAGTGATTTCATAATTTTTGTACTTGTAAGTCCAAGAGATTATAAAGATGCTGTCAGATATGCTGGGAATATTGCAGTAACTGTTGGAGACAGGTTAAAACTGGATCATGCCCCGCTTGTAGCTGTAAGGAATGATTTATTTACAAGACCTGGGAGTTTTGAGCTGAATATTCTTTTTTCTGATGAAGTTGTTGAAGAATCAAAATATAATGTAAATATAACCATAAATGATCATGATTACGCATTTGTAAAGAAAAATTCAAGGAATATCGCGAGTACAGTGGCATCAAGGGTAGGAACCTGGAAATTTCCAATAGTATCAGTAAAACCAAGCATGCTAATGGAAAGACCCGGAGAATTTGAAATTGTTTTAGAAAAAGGGGAAAATTAA